The Peribacillus simplex genome contains a region encoding:
- a CDS encoding ABC transporter ATP-binding protein: protein MALFTLQDISVAYNKQNILKDFNLEIEKGKLVSLLGPSGCGKTTTLRLIAGFLQANEGKFLFKEKDYTKVPVNKRNFGFVFQNYALFPHLSIFDNIAFGLRLRKISKSEIEKKVMNVLEIVNLKGFEKRYPQELSGGQKQRVAIARALVIEPDILLFDEPLSNLDANLRVNMRVEIRRIQQELGITTVYVSHDQEECFSISDQVAIMNKGIIEQLSDPATIYKYPETKFVADFIGFKNFIDFDKRTDHDGKMELNKSGYSFVLHKDAQMTNTTGKVGAIRPDDLLIREKDNTGAVQENSVSGRVKVSTYLGRSYQYVVETPIGDFTVNKEMAESYRTGQEIILEIPKNQMVLVD, encoded by the coding sequence ATGGCTTTATTCACTTTACAAGATATATCTGTAGCATATAACAAACAGAATATATTAAAAGATTTCAATCTTGAGATTGAAAAAGGGAAACTGGTATCCCTTCTTGGCCCGAGCGGCTGTGGGAAAACGACTACCCTGCGTTTAATTGCCGGGTTTTTACAGGCGAACGAAGGGAAGTTTTTATTCAAGGAAAAGGACTATACGAAAGTGCCCGTCAACAAGAGGAATTTTGGCTTTGTGTTCCAAAACTATGCATTATTTCCGCATTTGTCGATATTCGATAATATTGCATTCGGTCTCCGTCTGAGAAAGATTTCTAAAAGTGAAATCGAAAAAAAAGTAATGAATGTGCTCGAAATCGTCAATTTAAAAGGGTTTGAAAAGAGATATCCCCAAGAGCTTTCCGGAGGCCAAAAGCAGCGGGTTGCGATTGCCAGGGCGCTGGTGATTGAACCGGACATCCTATTATTTGATGAGCCATTGAGTAATCTTGATGCCAACTTAAGGGTGAATATGAGGGTCGAGATTCGCCGTATCCAACAAGAGCTGGGGATTACAACGGTATATGTCTCCCATGACCAGGAAGAATGCTTTTCGATATCCGACCAGGTGGCGATCATGAATAAAGGGATCATCGAGCAGCTTAGTGATCCTGCAACCATTTACAAATATCCTGAAACCAAATTTGTCGCAGACTTCATCGGCTTCAAGAACTTCATTGACTTCGATAAGCGGACAGATCATGACGGTAAAATGGAACTGAACAAATCCGGATATTCATTTGTGCTGCACAAGGATGCACAGATGACCAATACAACGGGAAAAGTAGGAGCCATCAGGCCGGACGATCTGTTGATCAGGGAAAAAGATAACACTGGAGCTGTTCAGGAAAATAGTGTATCTGGCCGGGTTAAGGTAAGTACCTATCTGGGAAGAAGCTATCAATATGTCGTTGAAACTCCAATAGGGGATTTCACCGTGAACAAGGAAATGGCGGAATCCTACCGTACGGGTCAGGAAATCATCCTTGAAATTCCGAAAAACCAGATGGTGCTTGTTGACTAG
- a CDS encoding ABC transporter permease, whose product MQEKNRGLALFTLLVFLFLLGPLLIISVTSFEGGNILKFPPEEFSLRWYENIFNVEMFLVAFKTSILVSLAGNLLALLLGVPAAYALSRFDFKGKSVINAFFVSPILIPGIVLGFAFLRYIVGAYQLPIYAALFVGHTVIMLPFIIRVISSSLSNFDFSIEEAAESLGASKLGTFFTVVLPNIKSGILAAVMIAFLESFNNVDISVYMTGPGVSTFPIQMLTYVENYFDPTISAISVLLMFITAFFMFIVERLMGLSYFTKR is encoded by the coding sequence ATGCAGGAAAAAAATCGAGGATTGGCCCTGTTTACTCTCCTGGTGTTCCTTTTTTTACTAGGGCCTTTGCTTATCATATCCGTTACGTCATTCGAAGGCGGAAATATTTTGAAGTTCCCGCCAGAAGAGTTTTCTTTAAGATGGTACGAAAATATTTTTAATGTGGAAATGTTTTTGGTCGCTTTTAAAACGTCCATCCTTGTTTCACTGGCAGGCAACCTTTTGGCACTGTTACTGGGAGTGCCGGCTGCCTATGCACTAAGCCGGTTTGATTTCAAAGGGAAAAGCGTGATTAATGCATTTTTCGTTTCTCCCATATTAATACCGGGAATTGTGCTCGGCTTTGCGTTTTTACGTTATATTGTGGGGGCTTATCAGCTTCCGATTTATGCGGCCCTGTTTGTGGGACATACTGTTATTATGCTTCCGTTCATCATCCGCGTGATTTCTTCAAGCTTATCAAACTTTGACTTTTCCATTGAAGAAGCGGCGGAGAGTCTCGGAGCCAGTAAATTGGGCACATTCTTTACAGTCGTCCTCCCGAATATAAAATCAGGAATTCTTGCGGCAGTCATGATCGCCTTCTTGGAATCCTTCAATAATGTAGACATTTCAGTTTATATGACAGGGCCTGGGGTAAGTACGTTTCCGATTCAGATGCTGACGTATGTAGAGAACTACTTCGATCCTACCATTTCGGCCATTTCCGTATTACTCATGTTCATAACGGCTTTCTTCATGTTTATAGTAGAACGGCTCATGGGATTGTCTTATTTCACAAAACGATAA
- a CDS encoding ABC transporter permease, with product MKKRYLYLLLFPGVLFLTIFMIIPILMTIGTTFFNESGGFSIQGYLDFFQDRYFIEILLTTLRVSLFTTIICILLGFPAAYYISKLKQRKKAIMLLLTIFPLLTSPVVRSFSWMVIIGKNGVVNKLLMGMGLIEKPLDILYTPTAIIIGLVHLFLPLIIVTLVGVMENIETDLLKAAESLGASRLAVFSKVVIPLSVPGLVIGSILVFVGSFTAYTTPALLGGKQRVISTFLYQNAITLNEWQVASIVATIMIAVTVLIISIMNGLAKKLNPKG from the coding sequence GTGAAAAAACGCTATCTATACCTGTTGCTGTTTCCGGGCGTTCTATTTTTAACGATTTTCATGATCATTCCGATCCTAATGACGATTGGCACGACATTTTTTAATGAAAGCGGCGGCTTTTCCATACAAGGATATCTCGATTTTTTCCAAGATCGATACTTTATTGAAATTCTGCTGACGACACTTAGGGTGAGTCTCTTCACGACAATCATTTGCATTCTATTAGGATTTCCGGCAGCTTATTATATTTCAAAACTGAAACAACGAAAAAAAGCCATCATGCTTTTGCTGACGATCTTCCCGCTATTGACAAGCCCTGTGGTCCGCTCATTCAGCTGGATGGTGATCATCGGTAAAAACGGTGTGGTGAATAAATTGCTCATGGGCATGGGCTTGATTGAAAAGCCGCTGGATATTTTGTACACGCCTACTGCCATCATCATCGGATTGGTCCATTTATTCCTGCCATTGATCATCGTGACGCTGGTGGGTGTGATGGAGAACATCGAAACTGACTTATTAAAAGCGGCGGAGAGCCTTGGAGCATCAAGGTTGGCCGTATTCTCGAAAGTGGTCATCCCGCTTTCGGTTCCTGGTTTGGTCATTGGCAGCATCCTTGTTTTTGTAGGGAGCTTCACGGCCTATACAACGCCTGCTTTATTAGGCGGGAAACAGCGGGTCATTTCGACATTTCTTTACCAAAACGCGATTACTTTGAACGAATGGCAAGTGGCATCGATTGTCGCTACCATAATGATTGCGGTGACAGTCCTAATCATATCGATCATGAATGGTTTGGCAAAAAAATTAAATCCAAAGGGGTAG
- a CDS encoding nucleoside hydrolase, whose amino-acid sequence MKKKMILDVDTGIDDAIGIILAVKSRQFDILAVTTVNGNVSLDTATLNTCKILDLLSEQDISVIKGADRPIIRSPFFEHRVHGEDGIGGALKDVPVKKRPDDGFASDFIINSILNFPGEVTLVMTGPLTNLALAVKKCPQITKLVKEVIFMGGVVQGVGNVTPTSEYNTYVDPEAAKIVLQAGFTSITQVGLDVTRKVLLGEEHIQLIQNLELADYIRESTSDYRKRYFERNGIWACAMHDPLAVAIALQEDLVTREDYYVDVETKSELCDGQMVCDFQNRLMKPPNAHVCLDVDAEAFFDLFIRIINS is encoded by the coding sequence ATGAAGAAAAAAATGATTCTTGATGTGGATACTGGAATAGATGATGCAATCGGGATCATTCTTGCTGTTAAAAGCCGTCAATTCGACATATTGGCGGTAACAACGGTGAACGGGAATGTATCACTTGATACGGCCACATTGAATACATGCAAAATATTGGATTTATTGAGTGAACAGGACATTTCAGTCATAAAGGGGGCAGATAGACCAATTATCAGGAGCCCCTTTTTTGAACACCGGGTCCATGGCGAAGACGGGATTGGCGGAGCCTTGAAGGATGTGCCAGTCAAAAAGCGGCCTGATGATGGATTTGCTTCTGATTTCATCATCAATTCCATTTTGAATTTTCCAGGTGAAGTGACGCTTGTCATGACGGGACCTCTTACGAATTTGGCATTAGCGGTGAAAAAATGTCCGCAAATCACCAAGCTCGTTAAAGAAGTCATTTTCATGGGCGGAGTCGTTCAAGGGGTTGGCAATGTCACGCCAACCTCTGAATATAACACGTATGTCGATCCTGAAGCAGCCAAAATCGTATTACAGGCGGGATTCACATCCATCACGCAAGTTGGTCTTGATGTCACGAGAAAGGTTCTATTGGGTGAAGAACATATCCAACTGATTCAAAACCTTGAACTTGCCGACTATATAAGGGAAAGTACATCAGATTATCGGAAAAGGTATTTTGAACGTAACGGTATATGGGCCTGTGCGATGCATGATCCATTGGCTGTAGCCATTGCTTTGCAAGAAGATCTTGTCACCAGAGAAGATTATTATGTGGATGTTGAAACAAAGAGTGAGCTTTGTGACGGACAGATGGTCTGCGACTTTCAAAATAGGCTGATGAAGCCGCCAAATGCGCATGTTTGTCTGGACGTCGATGCAGAAGCGTTTTTCGACCTGTTCATTCGCATAATCAATTCATAA
- a CDS encoding ABC transporter substrate-binding protein: MKKILMMLSLFTLVLAACSSKEGGKEKPTKLVVSTWGFADDFFRPEVYEPFEKKHNVEIVVDSGNNADRLNKVRQANSDVDVIYLSDYYAQQGIDEGLFEKVDHGKIPNIDNIYDKAKAPNGDDFGPAYTIAQFGIAYNPDEVSKPITSWKDLWSKDLAGKITIPSITSTTGPMFLDAASKVSGSKEFNEDKAFDQMKKIMPNAVKEYGQTSEFVNMFSQGEIAAGPIMEMYFGDLQEAVPNAKFISPEEGGYAVMNTVNIVKASDQKELAGEFMNYILSKEVQEKSAKAKVDSPVNTEVKLSKTEAKGLTYGDDVINSLRVLDMKYVNEDSKQWIDRWNREITH; encoded by the coding sequence ATGAAAAAAATATTGATGATGTTATCACTTTTCACATTAGTTTTAGCTGCATGCTCTTCAAAAGAGGGTGGGAAGGAAAAACCAACCAAATTAGTCGTTTCCACTTGGGGATTCGCCGATGATTTCTTCCGTCCGGAAGTTTATGAGCCATTTGAAAAGAAGCATAATGTAGAGATTGTTGTTGATTCAGGAAATAATGCAGATCGATTGAACAAAGTACGCCAAGCGAATAGCGATGTGGATGTTATCTATTTATCCGACTACTATGCACAGCAGGGCATCGATGAAGGATTATTTGAGAAAGTCGACCATGGCAAAATTCCGAATATTGATAATATATACGACAAAGCAAAAGCACCGAATGGCGATGACTTTGGACCAGCCTATACGATTGCACAATTTGGAATTGCCTATAATCCCGATGAAGTGAGTAAACCGATCACCTCTTGGAAAGATCTTTGGAGCAAGGATTTGGCAGGGAAGATCACGATCCCATCCATCACTTCAACAACTGGACCGATGTTTTTGGATGCCGCTTCAAAAGTTAGCGGAAGTAAAGAGTTCAATGAAGATAAAGCCTTCGATCAAATGAAAAAGATCATGCCGAATGCGGTTAAGGAATATGGGCAAACATCAGAGTTCGTCAACATGTTCTCGCAAGGGGAGATCGCTGCAGGCCCGATCATGGAAATGTATTTTGGCGATTTACAGGAAGCCGTTCCCAATGCTAAGTTCATTTCCCCTGAAGAAGGCGGCTACGCAGTGATGAATACGGTGAATATTGTTAAAGCCAGCGATCAAAAAGAATTGGCCGGCGAATTCATGAATTACATCTTAAGCAAGGAAGTTCAGGAAAAATCAGCGAAAGCGAAAGTGGATTCTCCTGTCAATACGGAAGTCAAGCTCTCTAAAACGGAAGCGAAAGGCTTAACCTATGGAGATGACGTCATTAACAGCCTCCGTGTATTGGACATGAAGTATGTAAATGAGGACTCTAAACAATGGATCGATCGTTGGAATCGTGAGATTACACACTAA
- a CDS encoding DUF2294 domain-containing protein, with protein sequence MYNEVSKELFGFGTTLLKVTVEQNVITFQAKHRRAPRSEALEGEVPSLKQEVDFHMSLLYKKKLKQKLETQTNWDIEAVLRDYDSATQLAFTNIVLKEKIK encoded by the coding sequence ATGTATAATGAGGTATCGAAGGAATTGTTCGGCTTTGGTACGACGCTGCTGAAGGTTACTGTTGAGCAGAATGTGATTACATTTCAGGCCAAACATCGACGTGCCCCGCGCTCTGAAGCTTTGGAAGGGGAAGTTCCCAGCCTGAAGCAGGAGGTTGACTTTCATATGTCCCTGCTTTATAAAAAGAAATTGAAACAAAAGCTGGAAACGCAAACAAATTGGGATATTGAAGCTGTCCTGAGGGATTATGACTCAGCGACGCAGCTGGCATTCACCAATATTGTTTTGAAGGAAAAAATTAAGTAA
- a CDS encoding maltose/glucose-specific PTS transporter subunit IIC: protein MKKAFEKAQQFGKSFMLPIAVLPAAGLLLGIGGALSNPNTVEAYPFLDFAWLQAIFTIMSSAGSIVFGNLPVIFAVGVAVGLARSDKGTAALAAMIGYFVMNSSINALLQINGELAKENLAGAGQGMAVGIQTLETGVFGGIVVGVVAAFLHNKYNKIQLPQVLGFFGGSRFIPIIVSFASILVGAVLFIVWPYFQLLINQLGALVTSTGTIGTFFYGFILRMLGPLGLHHIFYLPFWQTALGGTMEIKGQIVSGTQNIFFAQLADPTTVKYYEGVSRFMSGRFITMMFGLPGAALAIYHCAKPKNKKVVAGLLLSAALTSFLTGITEPLEFSFLFVAPILYVFHALFDGLAFMMADIFNITIGQTFSGGFIDFTLFGILQGISKTNWIYVLLVGIPWFFLYYFTFKFLIRKKNLKVVGREDDEQAAVTQVTASERTQTIVNGLGGQENIDIVDCCATRLRVTVKDESLVKEDVIKQTGSKGVVKKGNGIQIVYGPQVTIIKNEVEEFLGH from the coding sequence ATGAAGAAAGCTTTTGAGAAAGCGCAGCAGTTCGGTAAATCTTTTATGCTCCCGATAGCCGTTTTGCCAGCGGCCGGTTTATTGCTGGGAATTGGCGGTGCGCTTTCCAATCCAAATACAGTTGAGGCCTATCCTTTTTTAGACTTTGCTTGGCTGCAGGCCATTTTCACGATCATGAGTTCTGCAGGAAGCATCGTATTCGGCAACTTGCCGGTCATTTTTGCCGTAGGTGTTGCAGTAGGCTTGGCACGTTCGGATAAAGGGACCGCTGCACTGGCAGCCATGATCGGCTACTTCGTCATGAACAGTTCGATAAATGCACTGCTTCAAATTAACGGGGAACTTGCCAAAGAGAATTTGGCAGGTGCCGGACAGGGAATGGCGGTCGGGATCCAAACACTGGAGACCGGTGTGTTTGGCGGTATCGTAGTAGGTGTCGTCGCCGCATTTTTGCACAATAAATATAATAAAATTCAGCTTCCGCAAGTTTTAGGGTTTTTCGGTGGTTCCCGTTTCATTCCGATCATCGTTTCCTTCGCATCCATCTTGGTTGGAGCCGTGCTTTTTATCGTGTGGCCTTATTTCCAGCTTCTCATTAACCAATTAGGTGCGCTGGTAACGAGCACAGGTACGATCGGGACTTTCTTTTACGGATTCATATTACGGATGCTCGGGCCGTTAGGGTTGCACCATATTTTCTACCTTCCCTTCTGGCAAACAGCATTAGGCGGAACGATGGAGATAAAAGGGCAGATTGTAAGCGGGACCCAGAATATCTTCTTTGCGCAATTGGCCGATCCGACTACCGTCAAGTACTATGAGGGTGTTTCCCGGTTCATGTCCGGACGGTTCATCACGATGATGTTTGGTTTACCCGGCGCGGCACTGGCCATTTATCACTGCGCTAAACCTAAAAATAAGAAAGTCGTGGCCGGCTTGCTTCTTTCAGCTGCCTTGACCTCTTTCTTAACAGGCATAACCGAGCCTCTTGAATTCAGTTTCTTATTTGTCGCCCCGATCCTTTATGTTTTTCATGCCTTGTTTGACGGACTTGCCTTCATGATGGCAGATATATTCAATATAACGATCGGTCAAACCTTTTCCGGAGGGTTTATTGATTTTACTTTATTCGGGATACTCCAGGGAATCAGTAAAACAAACTGGATTTATGTACTGCTCGTCGGCATTCCATGGTTTTTCCTATACTACTTCACTTTTAAATTCTTGATCAGGAAGAAGAATTTGAAAGTGGTCGGCCGTGAAGATGATGAACAGGCCGCCGTTACACAAGTAACCGCATCTGAAAGAACCCAGACCATCGTCAATGGTTTAGGCGGACAGGAAAATATCGATATAGTCGATTGCTGTGCAACCCGTCTGCGTGTCACGGTAAAGGATGAATCATTGGTGAAAGAAGACGTCATTAAACAAACCGGTTCAAAAGGCGTCGTAAAAAAAGGAAATGGCATTCAAATAGTATACGGTCCCCAAGTGACGATCATCAAAAATGAAGTGGAAGAATTCTTGGGTCATTAA
- a CDS encoding N-acetylmannosamine-6-phosphate 2-epimerase: protein MQQVLDKIHKSLIVSCQALENEPLHSSFIMGRMAIAAKEGGAKCIRANSVADIIEIKKNVDLPVIGIIKQVYGQNDVYITPTMAEIDALMETKAEIIATDATSRIRPDGKTLKQFYGEIRAKYPDVLLMADVSTIEEAIFADELGFDIVAPTLFGYTDETFGQKIYQDDYAVLKEIVKAVKKAKVIAEGNVMTPEIARSVLDMNVHAVVVGGAITRPQQITKRFVDAIQE, encoded by the coding sequence ATGCAACAGGTGCTGGATAAAATTCACAAAAGCTTAATTGTATCATGTCAAGCATTGGAGAATGAGCCGCTGCACAGCTCTTTTATTATGGGACGCATGGCCATTGCTGCCAAAGAAGGCGGTGCGAAATGCATCCGCGCAAACTCTGTAGCTGACATAATCGAAATCAAGAAAAATGTGGACCTTCCAGTCATAGGGATCATTAAACAGGTGTATGGACAAAACGATGTCTATATCACTCCCACCATGGCCGAAATCGATGCATTGATGGAAACGAAAGCGGAAATCATTGCGACGGATGCTACATCGCGGATAAGACCGGACGGTAAAACGCTAAAGCAGTTTTATGGCGAAATAAGAGCAAAATATCCGGATGTTTTACTAATGGCGGATGTATCCACCATTGAGGAAGCCATTTTCGCTGACGAATTAGGATTCGATATCGTAGCGCCCACTTTATTCGGCTATACCGACGAAACGTTCGGCCAGAAAATATATCAGGATGACTATGCTGTGCTCAAAGAGATCGTAAAAGCAGTGAAAAAAGCGAAAGTGATCGCGGAAGGAAATGTCATGACACCAGAAATCGCCCGCTCTGTATTGGATATGAATGTCCATGCAGTAGTAGTTGGCGGTGCCATTACCAGGCCGCAGCAAATCACTAAAAGATTCGTGGATGCTATCCAAGAATAG
- a CDS encoding MurR/RpiR family transcriptional regulator, translating to MNTYKKFEMGDQMEYLAENLIYGIECSMDKFTKTEEELANYILQRPEEVSQLTISQIAKKLHISPATITRFCQKLAFSGFNEFRHELKRFVDLRNTPKNMKNIKQVDYFAKLYQDHLGIIDNTFHITTYDDIQKAVSYLTQANKIHVYGIGSSGIAAQEFKSKFFRIGLTVEAITDPHQSMMDAALSNENSVVIGISISGTTKEVISAVKIAKRQGSRILIFTGDKNSELSKLGDISLLVTSKNSMHMGQNISPLLPLLLLFDLIYTELVAKDYKNRISIREKTLKVLTEND from the coding sequence ATGAATACATATAAGAAATTTGAAATGGGTGATCAAATGGAATATCTCGCAGAAAACCTCATATATGGCATTGAGTGCAGCATGGACAAATTCACCAAAACAGAAGAAGAATTGGCCAATTACATTCTGCAGCGCCCTGAAGAAGTAAGTCAGTTAACCATTAGTCAAATCGCTAAAAAGCTTCATATTTCACCTGCAACCATTACGCGTTTTTGCCAGAAATTAGCCTTTTCCGGGTTCAATGAGTTCAGGCATGAGTTAAAAAGGTTCGTGGATCTCCGAAATACACCGAAAAATATGAAGAACATCAAGCAGGTGGATTACTTCGCTAAACTGTATCAAGATCACTTAGGTATCATTGATAATACCTTTCATATAACCACATATGACGATATCCAAAAAGCCGTATCTTACCTTACACAGGCAAATAAGATTCATGTTTATGGAATAGGGAGTTCAGGTATAGCGGCACAGGAGTTCAAGTCAAAGTTTTTCCGTATCGGCTTAACTGTTGAAGCTATTACAGATCCCCACCAGTCAATGATGGATGCAGCTTTAAGTAACGAGAATAGCGTTGTCATCGGCATTTCCATTTCCGGAACAACGAAAGAAGTGATTTCTGCAGTTAAAATCGCAAAGAGGCAAGGCTCACGCATCCTGATCTTTACTGGGGATAAGAATTCCGAGCTCTCAAAGCTTGGCGATATATCGCTATTGGTCACGAGCAAGAACAGCATGCATATGGGGCAAAACATCTCCCCATTGCTTCCGCTGCTATTACTTTTTGATTTAATATATACAGAGTTGGTCGCTAAAGATTATAAAAACAGGATAAGCATCAGGGAAAAGACTTTAAAGGTATTGACCGAGAACGACTGA
- a CDS encoding YfmQ family protein produces the protein MTVPVLILTIILGLLKLLVTCLPTDAVNWILSKFKIHSEISGANAIVTFDGKRLEGEDKIQVIDYFNEAKFLKKNHIFPGNEQLFLHPENSGIPIMIDTKRGKNDVRLFVYIYNDHVDVVKQYKNKVVAYSLLSESLQERSMPVIRNLV, from the coding sequence ATGACAGTGCCTGTATTGATTTTGACAATTATCTTAGGTTTGCTTAAATTATTAGTTACCTGCCTTCCAACCGATGCAGTGAATTGGATTCTGAGTAAATTTAAAATACATTCAGAAATTAGTGGCGCGAATGCAATCGTAACCTTTGATGGAAAACGTTTGGAAGGTGAAGACAAAATTCAAGTAATTGATTATTTTAACGAAGCTAAGTTTTTGAAAAAAAATCATATATTTCCAGGGAACGAGCAATTGTTTTTACATCCAGAGAACAGTGGGATTCCAATAATGATTGATACTAAAAGAGGAAAAAATGATGTTCGATTATTTGTGTACATTTACAACGACCACGTGGATGTAGTCAAACAGTACAAGAATAAGGTAGTTGCGTATAGCCTTCTTTCCGAGAGCCTCCAAGAACGTTCCATGCCAGTAATAAGGAATTTAGTTTAA
- a CDS encoding PLP-dependent aminotransferase family protein: MEWKIDRKSKKPLYKQIAAYIESGIADGTFLLDKPLPSERFLASELGVNRSTVVKAYDELEANGLVERIKGSGTMISKDIWGVTRKRIPSWNRYIEAGSFLPNMPVTQRIRKETEGHQVINLASGELSEDLFPVQSLREIISNRSFIGSLGYDHPQGNAVLRETITNHVKQYRRIDTHPSSVLITSGAQQALHLVVQCLLKPGDAVVMEDPSYSYNLPIFQSAGLRIFPLPVDKDGINPEDLLELHKKHRIRMIFLNPVFQNPTGTVLHINRRKRILELSSDYGIPVIEDDPYSLTSFAGEEISTLKSMDNNGNVLYISSLSKIVASGLRIGWIIGPKSVIERLSDAKQQVDFGHGSFTQWIANDFLDSEYFPAHITYLREQLEKRRDAIVSSLQQFLHKEVEYYSPNGGIHLWCKLRVPLNEIKLLEESIKRGVIYVPGSTLGTNKEYVRFTFARENEDSIHEGIKRFAEAVKSL; this comes from the coding sequence ATGGAATGGAAAATTGACAGAAAATCCAAGAAGCCTTTATATAAACAAATAGCAGCTTACATCGAGAGTGGCATTGCTGATGGAACATTTTTATTGGATAAGCCGCTACCGTCTGAACGCTTCTTGGCTAGTGAACTGGGAGTTAACAGAAGCACAGTTGTTAAGGCTTATGATGAATTGGAAGCAAATGGACTGGTTGAACGAATAAAAGGAAGCGGAACGATGATCAGCAAGGATATCTGGGGAGTTACACGAAAACGTATACCTAGCTGGAATCGATATATTGAAGCGGGTTCTTTTTTGCCCAATATGCCAGTAACCCAAAGAATACGTAAAGAGACGGAAGGGCATCAAGTTATTAACTTAGCTAGCGGGGAGCTTTCAGAAGACTTATTTCCAGTCCAATCCTTACGTGAAATCATTTCCAATAGGTCCTTCATTGGCAGTTTGGGTTATGATCACCCACAGGGCAATGCGGTTTTGAGGGAAACGATAACCAATCATGTTAAACAGTATAGGAGAATTGACACGCATCCATCTTCCGTACTCATTACTTCTGGTGCACAGCAGGCCCTGCATCTGGTGGTCCAATGCTTGTTAAAGCCAGGAGATGCCGTTGTAATGGAAGATCCATCATATAGTTACAACCTTCCCATCTTTCAATCCGCGGGGCTAAGGATTTTTCCTTTACCAGTTGATAAAGATGGCATCAACCCGGAGGATTTATTGGAACTCCATAAAAAACACCGGATCAGGATGATTTTTTTGAACCCTGTATTTCAAAACCCTACAGGAACTGTCCTGCATATCAACCGCCGCAAACGGATTCTGGAACTTTCATCCGATTATGGAATACCGGTCATAGAAGACGATCCTTATAGTTTAACTTCCTTTGCCGGTGAAGAAATTTCCACTCTTAAATCGATGGATAACAACGGAAATGTTTTATATATAAGCTCATTGTCAAAAATTGTTGCTTCCGGTTTAAGAATTGGGTGGATTATCGGACCTAAATCCGTTATAGAGAGACTATCTGATGCTAAGCAGCAGGTTGATTTCGGCCATGGCTCATTCACTCAATGGATTGCAAATGATTTTTTGGATTCAGAGTATTTTCCTGCCCATATTACCTACTTAAGGGAGCAACTGGAAAAAAGAAGGGATGCAATCGTTTCGAGTCTTCAACAATTCCTGCATAAAGAAGTTGAGTATTATTCGCCAAATGGTGGAATTCATTTGTGGTGTAAGCTTAGGGTGCCATTGAACGAAATAAAGTTACTGGAGGAATCCATCAAAAGGGGAGTCATATACGTTCCAGGTTCAACCTTAGGTACAAATAAGGAATATGTACGCTTTACTTTTGCAAGGGAAAATGAGGATTCCATTCACGAAGGCATCAAAAGGTTTGCAGAGGCTGTAAAAAGTTTATAA